The window GACACATCATTCAGAGCACGAAAactattaaaacaaacacacaaatattcTGTGTTTCAGATGCTATGTAAAGAGTCTTGGCTCAGAATTAGCAAATTGACTATGTTTCCACTAGTGTGACCTTGAACTAGCAAATTGGCTGTATTTTCACTAATATGAACTTGAACAAGTCATCTTTCCTTTCTGGATCCCAGTTTtctgttttgcaaaatgaaaatatagaacaaGATGATCTCTAAAATTGCATCCCCCTCCTAAACGCCAGTCCTTTGGCCCTATGCCTAAATTAGGGGCTATGGATAATGCAACTGTgggaattagaaaatagaatGCTAGGGATTTGTTCTAGAAGACTTTGGAGTAAAGGGAATACAATGTGATTGCAAAGGACAGAAGTAAGATAAATGCTACTTTATACATGCACTAAGTTTTATAAGAGCCCTGACTCTAATATCAGGAGACCAATGGGAGGAGATGAGTAACTGGTGAGCTAAGGAGCTGTTCAAGTCATCTTAGTCATCATCAACTTTTTCATTAGCCATGACAACCACAATgtatcaggcattgtgctaagcactctgGGAGATAAGGTATCATAGGAGTTTAATTTCAAAAATCTCACAGAGAGTTGCTTTAGGATGATAAGACATATGTGTAAAATATAATTGCAGTATATGACAGAATATAATTGGAGGAAAAGTGAGGAAGTATTACTGGGGATTCAGAGGTAGGAAAGATTGGTCCTCAACTTAGACGGTCAAGGCAAGAGAGTGAGGGGACTTAAGCTAGAAAATGGTTTAGGTGTCTATAGATTGACGTAGGATAAAGCCTATTCTAGTGAGAGTATACTGCAAACAAAGGAATCGAGACTAAATATGGGGATTCATTCGACAAACTGAAATTTCTATGATGATGatcaaaataatgtttaaaagtgTGAATCTGGACTAgagcaataggaatttttcaaaaagtaaaactaaGAATAATGGGTAAAACTCAGATTTCAGGTCAATGGAAGGAAGTGGTTTATCAAACTGCAGCATTTCAATAATAGAGAGAACTGTCTTATGGGGCGCCGAGCTTCTAGTACTGTCAGTCCAAGCAGAGGCTTGATGCCCATTTGTGGGAGATGCCCATGGCATCAATTCTTTCATGGGTAAGAAGATCTGAGTGTTCACTGCTCTGAATCAAAATGAGAAACATAAGGACTACATGTTTTCGTGCagactgtttctttttattctaatgtATCAGCCTTCCTTCATTTTTGGGGAGTGGTATTaaaagatcttttatttttatgtattgatgAGAATAtctgaaatacttaaaataatcttaatgatccaatgaaattcaaaattatgGAGGCCACTAGGTGGGGAGATAGTTCCTAAAGCTTCTTCCAACACTGACTCAATGTCTCTTGATTCTAGAAATTGAATTACAATGGTAactagaaatgataaaagaaaatgaaaagaaaaaaaaatgtaaagggaaACCCATCAGGATTTTTTGCCATATTAAGTGGGGTGTGAGGGGAGTCATCAAACTCTCTCAGAATGGTGAACTCAGGAGTCAAAAGAGTGTGGGGGGTTAGTTTTCAGTGAGAAATAATGCTTGACCTGGTCATGATGACTTTGATTTCTCAGACAGAGTACCCAGGAAGTGAATAACCGCAGATCATCAGTGAGTAATGAAGCAAGCATAGCTTGAGAATAAGTCTTTGGAGTCATCTTACCTTcctagaaaggaaagagaaaaatattgtcttccaacATTCAACTTCGAGGCCAGCCTCCCATTCATATCTGAAAGTTTAGTTAAAGTCTCTAGACAACTTATTTGTGAGTTGGGTTGGGAGGTCAGAGATAGAGTGGGTAGCTCCAGGAATTTGACACTTTATatttggaggagaaagaatgtcaaacttctggaaaaaaaggaTCTGAATTAGATATAAATTCTAGGGATAATGTTTTATAGGAGGCAGAGCTGCACCCAAGATTTGAAGGAGGTAGAAGGCAGACGTTGATAGACATGGATTTAATGtgaggaggaaaactgaggcaaggAAGACCTCCAACTTGAAATGATTCTGCTGAAGCATATTATCCATATAAGAGTTTTACCTCTATTACCACATCCATGTCCTGTACTGACATCATGTTTTCCTACtctacttttaatgttttaaatagtaCCTATGTTTGAACATGTTataaaatgtacttatttattatcccaattatttattgtttctctcctttgtgagaatgtaagctccatgagtgcaggaaaatttttctgttttgtttactggcATATCTCAAGTGCCTAGAGTACTGTCTGGAATATGGTAAAaattcgataaatatttgttaaatgagtaagCAAATTCATATAATCAAAGATAATTTGCTTATGCAGTAGAAGGTAGAAGAGCAGTAAATGAGCCGTGAGCTGGAAGTGGCAATCAGGAAGACCCCacagaaaacataattttcatttgaaatgaagaaagtatCAGAATTTaccagatggaaaaaaaaaatacagaaaagtattcTAGGCGCAAAGGAATACTTGTATAAATGGGCAAATACAAGTAAGAAGATCTGTTAAGAATCACAATAATGGAGGTGAGAGATGACCGTGGCTTGGACCAAAGTGGTAAAAAATAGATCCTGGGTATGCGatagagagatggaaaaaataatgacGGCATAATGATTTTTGCCCATCAGATGGAAGATTGCAATTGCCATCATTTGAGACAAGGAAGACTATGGGTAGTGCCCACAGGAGTTCAGTTTGAGGTAGCTTTTAGAGACCCAATAGGAGATGTGAGTAGGCAACTGCACATATGCGTCTGGAATAAGGGAGAGAAATGTTGGCTGAGAAATTGATTTAGAAGTCTTCTACACATATGTTGTTCTAAGGCATGACAGAGGATGATGTTAACAAAGAAGTGAGTctacacagaaaagagaaaagaatacacTGACCTCTGTGAACTCTGACATTAAAGTGGTaaggcaaagagagaaaactaacaaagaagatggagaaagggtgACCAGGAAGATAGGAAGAAACCAAAAGTACAGTGCCCTGAGAACCAAGGGAAGAAAATGCGTCAAAAGGCaggatagggggctggccccatggccgagtggttaagttcgcgcgttctgcaGCAGGCGGCcgagtgttttgttggtttgaatcctgggcgcggacatggcactgctcatcaagccacgctgaagcagcgtcccacatgccacaactagaaggacccacaatgaagaatatgcaactatgtgccggggggctttggggagaaaaaggaaaaaataaaatctttaaaaaaaaaaaggcaggataGATCAACTCTGTCAAGAACTGCTAGTAGTCCAAGTAAGCTAAGAAATGATAAGTGGTGAAAAATCTTAGATCATTGGTGTCTGTGAGCAGGGAAGTTTTGATGGAGTGATGGTGGTGAAAGTCTAAGTAGAATGCATTTAAGAGGGAACGGGAAAAGATGAATTAGAGACCGTGAGTATAGGTAAGTCTTTGGAGGAgttttgttgtgaggatgaaggaGGAAATGGAGCAGGAGCTGTGGGATAAGTGAATCAAGAGAAAGAATTTGGGGAggcttgttttttatttgtttaataactgAAAACAATAGCATGTTTCTACACTGATGAAATGTTCCAATAAGGAGCTGTATAGCAATTAGTAGcttctctattttctctattAGAATATTAGTTTCTTATCTTGAggtgccatattttatttatctggttAACCCCTCCTCTAAATATAATGCATTTAATGCAGAAGATGTTCCATAAATTTTTGTTACATTGACCTCCACACAGTGGGATATAAATATTTACCCTCTGTAAGGCAATAAATCGGAAAAGTGCACTTGAAGTTGGTGGAGGGGAAAAGTGGGAGGAAAGATTGATGTGTGGCCACAGTTTGGAGCAGAAATGCAGACACATAGATGGGCCTCCTGGCTTTCTGTGGCTCTTTTACTTATCAGACACCCTTAGCCCTGACTAGGATTCTCACCAGTGTCCAAAAGAGGTCGAAACTCTGCCCTATGTGCCCCTCGAAGAAGCTGGTAGATCTGGGTCCCCATGAGGAAATGGAAAGGAGCTGGAAGTAAAAGGATTGATTCTTTGGTAGACAGAgagctgaagaagaaaatgaaattaaaaatttgaaactatAATACAAATTATATGTTCTCGGTCCAGTATATTAGCaatattttatcaatataaataGCAATTTATATCTTAGACAACGAATATGTATAAATGATAATACAAACCTTTGACGaggaatatttaaatttctaaaacctATATGGATTCCATTACGCAAGGCAATTGAGTTACAGAATAGATTGTAGGGGCCACAATACAGCTGTGTAATCAGAAGTCATTTTAAGTCTAATTGTAAGAGTGGATACTCTGAAGGAGGCTGTTAATAGTGGGAAGGAGGGATTGAAACCCTGGCTTCCTAAAGCATTCACTGGGAGCACGTTACTCTGGGAGGGGGGAGACAAAAGTATTTTGAGGTTTTCCTTCTTGTTAGAACTTCCATAGCTCAGCTTTCTTCCTCATCCTTCCATACTTCACATTACAGGAACATGAATGGTGAGCAATGGACAGGGGGAATTGGAGCCAGGTAACAGAGTTTATCATCTTGGGCTTTCCCCATCTTCAGGGTGTCCAGGtttatctctttctcttgttACTTCTAATTTACCTCACTACTATCCTGGGAAACCTGCTGATATTCCTGTTGGTCTGCCTGGACTCCCTGCTCCACATACCCATGTACAAATTTGTCAGCATTCTCTCCTTATTGGAACTTGGCTACACAGCTACCACCATCCCCAAGATGCTGTCAAACTTGCTCAGTGAGAAGAAGACCATTTCTTTCTCTGGATGTCTCCTGCAGATCTATTTCTTTCACTCTCTTGGGGCTACTGAGTGCTATCTCCTCACAGCTATGGCTTATGACAGGTACTTAGCCATCTGCCAGCCCCTCCACTACCCCACCCTCATGACTCCAGAACTCTGTGCCAAGATTGCTGTTGGTTGTTGGTTGGGAGGCTTGGCTGGGCCAGTGGCTGAAATTTCCTTGGTCTCTCGCCTCCCTTTCTGTGGCCCCAATCACATTCAGCACATCTTTTGTGATTTTCCTCCTGTGCTGAGCTTGGCTTGTACTGACACATCTATCAATGTCTTAGTGGACTTTGTTATCAACTCCTGCAAGATCCTGGCCACCTTCTTGTTGATCCTCAGCTCCTATGTGCAGATCATCTTCACAGTGCTCAGGATTCCTTCGGCTGCGGGCAAGAGGAAAGCCTTCTCCACGTGTGCCTCCCACCTCACTGTGGTTCTTATCTTCTATGGCAGCATCCTCTTCATGTATGTGCGGCTGAAGAAGAGCTACTCACTGGACTACGACAGGGCTCTGGCAGTGGTCTACTCTGTGCTCACGCCCTTCCTCAATCCCTTTATCTACAGCTTGCGCAACAAGGAGATCAAGGAGGCTGTGAGGAGGCAGTTAAAGAGGGCAGGGATACTGAAGTGAAGGCGAGGAAGGCAAGCCAATTTTGGGGCTGAGGATATGGTGACCTTGGAGATTGTCAGTTGCCATAGATGAGAAATCAAGCATTCAGTGCTTTTCTACATGGGATACCGAACTAGAGCAAGTGCTGCCTGGCTTTTAGTTTTAATGCAACCTGAATACTATCTGCTGGAGCCACGTGCAGCTTGAGACCAGAGCCTGAAAAAGGTGTACCTTCTCTCTAGAAATAAGGTGCagttcagtgattttcaaatttcaGATGTTTGTAAACCATACTTAGAATTTTTGTCAAATTCTTGTCTTAcctatattatatatagatacaGTATAATACATATATCTCTCAAATTCACTTGATTTAAGATAAATACACTTAGTCATGTCCTAAAcaagaatatttgttaaatgaaattcagaacaaaaaacaaatggtTTTACGTGTACCATTTGCAGTCATTTCATGCACACTGACTGTTCGtgtattaaaatggaaaacactgGTATAGTAGAGAAAAGCAGGTCTTTTGACATGTATCTGGATTTAAATCTTAGTTTATTCAGTCACTTATTAATTACATGatcttcataaaataagaaattttttgAGTCTTAATTTCAGCATTTGTTAAAAATCTTCTTTTGagggttgttttgagaattacTGGTAAGGTCTATAAACCACAGTacaaagtacctggcacataactaatagtagaaaataaaaagctgtatttatttgtattttattttgccaaagtGTCTCATCATTACTCTGAGTCTTAGAACAATAtccaagaaaatataattaagtaaaaatactTCCCAGATAATTTCCTCCAAAGTAAAGGAGTAAAGGAGCCAGAGTGAGCACTTATGAGATGAACATAGTTTGTCACACTTCTGTTCTGGCTAGTCCTATGTGTCAGTATTAATGGTCTTAATGTCTATTATCAGTATAAAGTATGAAAGTGTAGGAGTTGAGTCAGTGGCAGGAAACAGGATTACTTTTTGTGTTggattacttttttatttcttttaaagctaattattttcttaaatatatgaaaagtatgTGAAAATCTTATAATTTAGTGTGAGAAATATGGGGGTTAATTATTAGCTGGCGTTGGAGATTATTTATGCATCTGAATATCTACTGTAAGTAGAGGATCAAATATTGACaataagaaaattttcaattCAAGAAAACATTCAGTTCTATATAGAACTTTCTAATACAATCCCAAAGTTTTTGTATTCCTACTCTCTTAAAGATATCCATCCATCtatacatccatccatccatccagtcaaCTCGGCACAcgtttatttaggtcttattaTATATCAGATGACATGCTAAGTTCTAcataaaacaatgaacaaaatagatattGTCCAGTCCCTGCCcttaagatgttttaaaacagTTGAGGATATAGATATTATAATAACAGTTTTTGATTAGTTACAATTAATTAAGTAAAGTTTTGATAATTAGcaataaaatacacacattttcttcttgaGGATGTTACATATTTGAGGTGAAAACTAAAGGATAAATGAGAGTTAtcctttttaatgaaaacaataatagcaataattatatctatttcataaatttggaaatttagaCCAAGATAGATGGAATAGCTTGccaaaaattataaagcaagtCAGAATCAGggactctgaaaaagaaaatagttttcagcctccaaagctaGGTCCTGCTAGTCTTTAAAATgtccagggaaggaaggaaaaagaagaaagagaagaaagtaacagTTAAGAAGATGATAACTAGGTTACGGATCTGGAAACACACAGTTGCTAGGGAGTTGGCTTCTGAGGACTTGCTGAGGCAAGTGTGACAAGTGGGTCTCACcttaaagaaagtgaaaggacaatccacagaataggaaaaaaatatttccaaattgtaTGTCTggtaagggacttgtatctaccATTATAAAGCATTCTTACAATTcactaataaaaagacaaataacccaatttaaaaagcaagcaaatgatctgaatagatgtttattcaaagaaaacaagcTAGTAgccaataagcatataaaaagatgttcatcattaatcaccaggaaaatacaaatgaacaCCACAATGAGTTACTACTATATACTCACTAAAATgtctagaatcaaaaagtcagattaCCACatatattggtgaggatgtggaggagtcAGAACCTTCATACACCACTTGAAGCAACGTTAAATgatgtagccactttggaaaacagtccagCAGTTCcttaaaagattaaacatagagttatcatatgacctaacaattccacttctaggttaAACAtacaagagaaatggaaatatatgccCACGTGGAAACTCGTATATGAATATTTGTGGTAGTATTATTCATAGCAGCCAAAATGTAGAAACTGTCAAAATGCCTATCAATGGAGgactagataaacaaaatatgtatgtCCAAACAATGGAAAGTGTTTTGTACATAGAAAGCAAAGACATGTTACATGTTACAGCATGAATGAACCTTGTacatattatgctaagtgaaagaaacccaaCATGAAACACCACATACTACATGATATCACACATAGGAAATATGCAGAACAgagaaatctataaaaataaaaggtatactaGTGgtgggggaaaagggagagaaaaggacaaatgaaTAAGGGGTGGTAGCagagtacagggtttctttttaaggtgattaaaattttctaaaattgactgtggcgATGGCTGTACaatatctgtgaatatattaaaaaccattcaattgtatactttaaatgggtgaattgcatAGTAtgtagtatgtaaattatatctcaataaagctgtgttAAAAAGTAgggttgaggggctggccctggtggcatagtggttaggtttggcatgccccactttggtggcctggtttcatgggttcagatcctgggcacagacctacaccactcatcaagccatgctgtggccatgacccatatacaaaatagtggaagattggcacagatgttagcaaaaagaggaagattggcaacagatgttagctcagggccaatcttcctcaagcaaaaagaggaagattggcaacagatgttagcttagggccaatcttcctcacctccccactccccgCAAAAAAAGTGAGGATGAAGGTAGGCAAATCTTCTTATGAATACTTGCGTTAAAAACTGCTGCAGTAAACGGTCTGGATTTTTATAGGAAACTGTGAGTTTAAGAGGTGGATGGACACAGTCTCACCAGAACCCAGTCAACCTGTCCACTGGCTTGTTGGCTGGATCTACTTTATTCTAGATGTCTCCATAGGGAAAAAGCCTTTGAAGACTGTTTTTAGATTTAGTTCTGACCTGGGAACTAAACGGACTGATAAATAGGGAGAGggactgaaagagagagagagagaaagaagaaaggagggaagggggggtgggggcgaTCAAGCAAATGGGGAGGActattctaaattaaaaatggatttaaaagacATGATAACCAAAAGTCACATGAATCTTGAGTCAAGTCAACTGTGAAAACACATTCAGtttgggggaaactgaggacttTAACTGTGGACTAAGTGTTAGGTGATATGGAAGACTTATTGTCGATTTTTTAGAGTGTGAGAATGGTATTATGGTtagtgaaaaaaatgtatttagggTGAAATGTAAAGATCTTTGAgatttacttaaaaatgtttttaaaaaagagatgaagtaataatggcaaaatattatatattattaaaatttgagaCATATGGGTTTAATATTTACTccatgaataatttaaaatattgtgtaataaaacactttttaaaaaagctaaagaaaaagagTAGTCACTAAAAAGAGAATTATTATCTATGTTTCCAAATTAGCAGAGACAAAAGTTTCTagggaaaaatatagaaaattgtgTCAATTCAATTagaggcagaaaggaagaagaaaaaatctagagaggaaagaatgaaaaaacaggaAACACAGTATTTTGGTAGAAATACTTTCAAATAGATTTAAATCACAAAATATGTAAATGGATTAAGTGCACCTATTATAATACAAAGATTATCATATTAGATCTTTTAAATCAAACTATATGCCacttataagatatatatatctaaacatacagacacacagagacaaagtatgggaagaaaaatagagaaaagatttGTGTAGCAATATTagtaagaaacaaaatagaatttatgaCAAAGAAGCATTATCAGCAATGCAGAGAGAAACTTTAAAGTATTGTCAGAAAAATTTCACCAAAGACACAGCATTCTCACTTCAGTTATATCGAACAACACAGCTTCAAAGcatgtaaaagaaaaagtgacaaaaatattGGAATGAATTAACACATTTTAACATATCtctgaaagaaatgtaaatgattATGACAAGCAAATAAATGAGCAAAGTTCTGGAAAAGTCAAACATAAGCCTAattttttagatatatatatttatttacatatcatattgtatatataataaaagcttgttttatatatatatataacatgtgcTATATATTAtgtaaagtattttatatatatatcttctataCACCAAACATATAGAGAAATTATATGTTTCCATTACACATGAAGCATTTATAAACTTGAtagaatttttaaggaaattctattttaaaatacagatgtcTTACTGACTAATTTCTCTGAACATAGGAAAGGGATGGGTTGGGAGAAGATTATTAAAAGGAGAGGtatgcatcaaaaataaaatttatctccttgattattttactttatctAGCATGGGAGTTGATTAGTACAAAGATATAAGATACATGTAAGGTCACCTAGAATAGCAAAgtaaacaataaaacatttattttttatttttttaatttttttttaaagattttattttttcctttttctccccaaagccccccggtacatagttgtgtattcttcgttgtgggttcttctagttgtggcatgtgggacgctgcctcagcgtggtctgatgagcagtgccatgtccgcgcccaggattcgaaccaacgaaacactgggccgcctgcagcggagcacgcgaacttaaccactcggccacgggaccagcccctaaaacatttattttttaaaggaaacataTGTATTCAATTTAGGGATATCACCGGAGTTTTGCACGGCTGATATACGTGTCTTATTCAGACTTGGTGCTTTGGTCGTGAGATTTCAACCGCTatttgagagaaatgaaatttaaactgTGAGATTGAGGGTCTCCTATCCCAGTCTCTTTAGAGAAGTAGTATTTAATCTCACACTCTGAGAGTGTCTGACTCTTTTGCTAAAGGGTTTAGCTACAAGAGTTATCATTTTCaagttccaaaataaaaagaactgtgCCTTATGAAAGAGTAAATGTCCAACATGGGGAAACAGTATTATATCCTAAATAAGACTCTGTTGTCTATGCGTACACTGGTAAGGTGTTCTTTTGTTTGTATCAAAAGTTGAtacaacaattttatttcttggcCATGTATAACTTATTGTGTAGAATTTGGGTAACTCAGCATTTATTACTGggattccagaaagaaaaaactaaagattGAATGGCACTCCCTGGAGTTTTACAACATGAGGGCCCAGGAATTAATTTTCAGCTCAgaacaataataaaagtaaaaaaatattgattaataataactaatatttgatAAGCATTATAGACACTGGGCTCAgaattttatacatattatagCATTTACTCTTCAAAATCCCAAAAGATTCTATATTATAGAaagggacactgaggctcaggacACTTATGTTAGTTCTCCAAGTTTGTGCAGCTGGAAAGTGGAAAACTCACGATTCATGTTTAGATAATATAATATCAAAGTCCTCGGTCTTAGTAACCACCTTAAGTTTACGCTAATAAAGAGAAGCTATCTGATAATTAGCACTAGCTAACATTGTAGGAGATCGCCTTGGTTAAATGCTCAAGCAGAGGGGGAATTATCTTTTTTCTGATATGCTGAGGAGCAGTTCTCATACCAGGTGCACAGATAACTGGATGTCTGCTAAGGTACTTATTCAAAGAGGTTTGAAACACAAATACTAAATTTTGGAAGgtttagaggaaataaaatagctAAATGACTGGAAACGAGTCTATAAGGACTATGGAATCTTATGCCAAGAAAAACGGTGAATTTGATGGATAATGACATTCTTATTAATAGCAGGAATAATGACTTATTAGTCTCTGAGGCCTCCAAAAGCCAAGACCACTGGTATAATAGTTGCAATGTGAATTCTCTGCACCTAACAGAGTACCTAACATAGAATTGCTACTCAAacgttattttttaataaataagccTTGAAACATGGAGGAGTAAATCCTTTCACCACTTTTTGTATAACAGCTAGTAATCACATTTACTCACTGAATACCACATTTCGTTTGGAACTCCTCTTAGGTTTAGTAATTGGTCTAGGAAGAAAGCTATGTAAAGTGGGCACAAGATCATGGTGAATAAGGACCTGGCTCTCAGATCAGATAGAATTAAGTTTCTGCCCTGGATTCCTAATACTTAGCTCTGTGGAGTTGGACTAGTTATTGAAACGCTGTTTCATatttctcatttggaaaaaaaatgagttaacatttatttcacaggattgttgtgaggataaatgagacaatgcatgcAAGGTCCTTACCATAAGCTCAAACATTGTTAAACATCTTAGCTCTTATGAATACTAAAGAGCGCTCAGGTTAGAAATGATCTTAGTGATGACCTAATCCAGTTGTTTCCAATTGTTTCCAAATCTGACATATGATCAGAATTTTCTTGGGTGCTTTTCAGATTGCAAATGCATGGGCTTCACTTTCAGATTTTCTGACTAGTAACTTCTGATGATCAGTTTGGGGAACCACTGATTTAATCCAACCACGTAactttatagacaaggaaatggCACAAGTTAGTGgcataaaaagacataaaatctCGTCCTTGAACCCCATAGTCCAGTAGTCTTTCTGTGATGCCACAATCACCTGAAGCCTGGGAAAGTGGCAGAGGAAAGAACCAATGGCTCCTGCGACTCGTTGAAAACTTTTAAGGTTTCATaaaacttttgggaaaagaaGTTTATATAATTTCACTCCTTGAATACCAACTAGATTAAACAAAAGTTTGTATTTATTTGGGCCAGAGAATAAGTcttagctctgccactaactacatgaccttaggcaagtcattaaACTTCTTTGAGCTTTGAGTTCCAACATTTAAATTAATGATAATGCCTGACCTAACtacttcagaatattttaaatttcaagagGTTTCATATACgtgaaaacatttcaaatattaaactgCTAGAGAAATATAGTGGACTATtattgatgttaatttttttctctctcaatagGGCCTAAAATTCTATAACACATAGTGTGCATGATCAGTCCATTACTGTTgaattgaatttgtagattaaaTAAGCTAAATATAGAGAAGGCTTCTCACTAATGTCAGGAAATTGTTTATTAATGTGGGATGTTGAATAATAGGGAGATTCATTACAGGAAAGAGGATTGGGGGAAAGTTAACAGTAGCAATTTTCAGAACTATGATGTCTTTCGTCTCTCTTCTATCCTGCTTTCTGGCCTCACCAGCATGTGAGGCCACAGAAGAGAAGGGCAGGACCCCAGTGGTAGAGTGTGAGGAAGGAGCCAACCTGAGCTACAAAGCAGGATAATCCACGTGTCCTGTTTAAGCTACCACAAACATGGTAGGGGCATTGATGTAAACAGGCCATGCCATTGCCACCAATGACCTGGACACAGCAgtttttcattcttgtttataATAATAGAGCAAGTAGctgcagcaatagaaaaagacCATAatcatgaacaagacaaggaacAGTGAACTTCCAGGAGGTTTCTCAGAGTCTCTAGGATCTAGATCAATCTCCCAACCCCACCAGCCCTCTTCTGATAGCAGAAAAGCCTCCCAATAGCATC of the Equus quagga isolate Etosha38 chromosome 13, UCLA_HA_Equagga_1.0, whole genome shotgun sequence genome contains:
- the LOC124251119 gene encoding olfactory receptor 6N1 is translated as MDRGNWSQVTEFIILGFPHLQGVQVYLFLLLLLIYLTTILGNLLIFLLVCLDSLLHIPMYKFVSILSLLELGYTATTIPKMLSNLLSEKKTISFSGCLLQIYFFHSLGATECYLLTAMAYDRYLAICQPLHYPTLMTPELCAKIAVGCWLGGLAGPVAEISLVSRLPFCGPNHIQHIFCDFPPVLSLACTDTSINVLVDFVINSCKILATFLLILSSYVQIIFTVLRIPSAAGKRKAFSTCASHLTVVLIFYGSILFMYVRLKKSYSLDYDRALAVVYSVLTPFLNPFIYSLRNKEIKEAVRRQLKRAGILK